The Alkalinema sp. FACHB-956 sequence AATTAGGCCGCGATGCAGATACTGGAGGACAAACAAAATACGTCGTTGAATTAGCAAAAGCCCTGGCCAATCAACCGAATGTCGAGCGGGTTGATTTAGTGACTCGACGAATCATAGATGATGCAATTGATCCCGATTACGCCAAAGAGCTAGAACCCCTCACCGACAAAGCCCAGATTGTTCGGATTGAAGCAGGGCCAGATCTCTATCTCCCCAAAGAAGAACTATGGCCTCACCTGGATGGTTTTGCCGATCGACTCTTCACCTGGCTGCACGAGCAACCCCGCATGCCAGACGTGATTCATAGCCATTACGCCGATGCCGGATACGTGGGAGTGCGGCTCACCCATTTAACCGGCTTACCCCTGATTCATACAGGGCATTCCCTGGGGCGGGATAAATGCCGACGGCTCTTGGCCTTGGGGATGACCATGGAAGACATTGAACAACGCTACCATATGCCCCAACGCATTAGTGCCGAGGAAGATACCTTAGGGAATGCAGAATTAGTCATTACAAGTACCCATAATGAAATTGAAGATCAATATGAACTCTATGACTATTACACACCGGATAAAATGGCGATTATTCCACCAGGGACTGACTTAGAACAGTTTTATCCACCCAGCACTCAAACTTCAATTAATGTTAAATTCAAGAAAACTCTCAAGCAATTTCTAAGCCATCCGGAAAAGCCGATTATTCTTGCCCTCTCTCGCCCCGATGAACGTAAAAATATTGTTTCCCTATTAGAAGCCTATGGGCAATCGCCCCGGTTACAGGAATTAGCCAATTTAGTCATTGTTGCAGGTAATCGGGAGGATATTCGCGAATTAAACGAAGGGGCACAAAACGTTTTAACCGAATTATTGTTAGTGATTGACTGTCATAACCTATACGGGCGCGTGGCCTTGCCCAAACACCATGCCCCTGGCGAAGTGGCTGAAATTTACCGATTGGCGGCAGCTTCGGGGGGGATATTTGTTAACCCAGCGTTAACGGAACCCTTTGGGTTAACGCTCTTGGAAGCAGCGGCCAGCGGTTTACCCTTGGTTGCAACGGAAAATGGTGGCCCTGTTGATATTATTGGGAATTGTCAGAATGGGCTCTTGGTTGACCCGTTGAATGAGAAGGCGATCGCGGAAGCGTTATTAACCATCCTAGAAGACCCGGAACTCTGGCAAACGTTTTCCCAGAACGGCCTCAAAAATGTGGCTCAATTCTATTCCTGGGATGCCCATGCCCGCGCCTACCTCAGCAAAATCCAACCCCTGATTCTTCAGCACAAGCCCCTCTCCAAATCACCAGCCATTCCCAAAGGCAGTCAATACCGCAAACGGGCTATTTTCACCGCGATCGACAATACACTTGTGGGTAATGGGGAAGCACTGGCGGAATTTGTCAAAGTGGTTCGCCAACAACACC is a genomic window containing:
- a CDS encoding HAD-IIB family hydrolase, yielding MIQYTSAKPLYIVLISIHGLIRSHDLELGRDADTGGQTKYVVELAKALANQPNVERVDLVTRRIIDDAIDPDYAKELEPLTDKAQIVRIEAGPDLYLPKEELWPHLDGFADRLFTWLHEQPRMPDVIHSHYADAGYVGVRLTHLTGLPLIHTGHSLGRDKCRRLLALGMTMEDIEQRYHMPQRISAEEDTLGNAELVITSTHNEIEDQYELYDYYTPDKMAIIPPGTDLEQFYPPSTQTSINVKFKKTLKQFLSHPEKPIILALSRPDERKNIVSLLEAYGQSPRLQELANLVIVAGNREDIRELNEGAQNVLTELLLVIDCHNLYGRVALPKHHAPGEVAEIYRLAAASGGIFVNPALTEPFGLTLLEAAASGLPLVATENGGPVDIIGNCQNGLLVDPLNEKAIAEALLTILEDPELWQTFSQNGLKNVAQFYSWDAHARAYLSKIQPLILQHKPLSKSPAIPKGSQYRKRAIFTAIDNTLVGNGEALAEFVKVVRQQHRKFLFGIATGRRLDSVLKVLKTQGIPIPDILITSLGTEIYYPPQLKADVAWNHHIDHWWTPKVLRRIIDPLPGVALQPKTEQSRFKVSYYYDANIAPPLEEILTLLRQQELSVNTTLSFGQYLDFVPARASKGLAVRYVARQWNIPLERVLVNGGSGGDEDMLRGDTLGVVVANRHWEELSLLNETDRVYFAEGEHAWGILEAIEHYDFFNL